Proteins encoded together in one Pseudomonas arsenicoxydans window:
- a CDS encoding septal ring lytic transglycosylase RlpA family protein has protein sequence MKRLLSACALLSLLAGCASNDIIDPHGYDKTGVASYYGAKHQGKRTASGERFNKNSLTAAHRQLPFGTRVKVTNLNNDKSCVVRINDRGPHARGRLIDVSHEAAERLGMLGSGTARVRVQALDD, from the coding sequence ATGAAGCGTCTGCTCAGTGCCTGCGCCCTGCTCTCCCTGCTGGCCGGTTGCGCCAGCAACGACATCATCGATCCGCACGGCTACGACAAAACCGGCGTGGCTTCATATTACGGCGCCAAACACCAAGGTAAACGCACTGCCAGTGGCGAGCGTTTCAACAAGAATTCCCTGACCGCCGCCCATCGCCAGTTACCGTTCGGCACGCGGGTGAAGGTCACCAATCTGAATAACGACAAGTCCTGCGTGGTCCGCATCAACGATCGCGGGCCGCATGCCCGTGGGCGCCTGATTGACGTGTCACATGAAGCGGCCGAGCGGTTGGGCATGCTCGGTAGTGGCACCGCGCGCGTTCGCGTGCAAGCCCTCGACGATTAG
- the gatA gene encoding Asp-tRNA(Asn)/Glu-tRNA(Gln) amidotransferase subunit GatA, with the protein MHQMTLAEIARGLADKKFSSEELTKTLLARIAQLDPQLNSFITLTEDLALQQAKAADARRANGESGALLGAPIAHKDLFCTQGIRTSCGSKMLDNFKAPYDATVVAKLAAAGAVTLGKTNMDEFAMGSANESSYYGPVKNPWNLEHVPGGSSGGSAAAVAARLLPAATGTDTGGSIRQPAALTNLTGLKPTYGRVSRWGMIAYASSLDQGGPLARTAEDCAILLQGMAGFDPQDSTSIDEPVPDYSASLNGSLQGLRIGVPKEYFGAGLDPRIADLVMASVEALKKLGAVVKEISLPNMQHAIPAYYVIAPAEASSNLSRFDGVRFGHRCENPKDLIDLYKRSRGEGFGPEVQRRIMVGAYALSAGYYDAYYLKAQKIRRLIKNDFMAAFNEVDIILGPTTPNPAWKLGAKNSDPVAAYLEDVYTITANLAGLPGLSMPAGFVDGLPVGVQLLAPYFQEGRLLNVAHQYQLNTDWHTRTPTGF; encoded by the coding sequence ATGCATCAAATGACTCTGGCCGAGATCGCCCGCGGTCTCGCCGATAAAAAGTTTTCTTCCGAAGAGCTGACAAAAACCCTGCTGGCGCGTATCGCCCAGCTCGATCCTCAGCTCAACAGCTTCATCACCCTCACCGAAGACCTGGCGCTCCAGCAGGCGAAAGCCGCTGACGCACGCCGCGCCAACGGTGAGAGCGGCGCCCTGCTCGGCGCGCCGATCGCGCACAAAGACCTGTTCTGCACCCAGGGCATCCGCACCAGCTGCGGCTCGAAGATGCTCGACAATTTCAAGGCGCCGTACGACGCCACCGTCGTCGCCAAGCTGGCCGCTGCCGGGGCCGTGACCCTGGGCAAGACCAACATGGACGAATTCGCCATGGGTTCAGCCAACGAGTCGAGCTACTACGGCCCGGTGAAAAACCCGTGGAACCTGGAACACGTTCCGGGCGGTTCGTCCGGCGGTTCGGCGGCAGCGGTTGCCGCGCGCCTGCTGCCAGCGGCCACCGGCACCGATACCGGCGGCTCGATCCGCCAACCGGCTGCACTGACCAACCTCACCGGCCTGAAACCGACGTACGGTCGCGTTTCGCGCTGGGGCATGATCGCCTACGCGTCCAGCCTCGATCAGGGTGGCCCTCTGGCCCGCACCGCCGAAGACTGCGCGATCCTGTTGCAAGGCATGGCCGGTTTCGACCCGCAGGACTCCACCAGCATCGACGAGCCCGTGCCTGATTACAGCGCCAGCCTCAACGGTTCGCTGCAAGGCCTGCGCATCGGCGTGCCGAAGGAATATTTCGGCGCCGGTCTCGACCCACGCATCGCCGACCTGGTCATGGCCAGCGTCGAAGCACTGAAAAAGCTCGGTGCCGTGGTCAAGGAAATCAGCCTGCCGAACATGCAGCACGCGATTCCCGCGTACTACGTGATCGCTCCGGCAGAAGCTTCTTCCAACCTGTCGCGTTTCGACGGCGTGCGTTTCGGCCATCGCTGCGAAAACCCGAAAGACCTGATCGACCTGTACAAACGCTCCCGTGGCGAAGGGTTCGGCCCGGAAGTGCAGCGCCGGATCATGGTCGGCGCCTACGCGCTGTCGGCCGGTTACTACGACGCCTACTACCTTAAGGCCCAGAAGATTCGTCGCCTGATCAAGAACGACTTCATGGCCGCCTTCAATGAGGTCGACATCATCCTCGGCCCAACCACGCCGAACCCGGCCTGGAAGCTTGGCGCCAAGAACAGCGACCCGGTCGCTGCGTACCTGGAAGACGTCTACACCATCACCGCCAACCTCGCCGGCCTGCCGGGCTTGTCTATGCCCGCCGGTTTTGTCGATGGCCTGCCGGTCGGCGTGCAATTGCTCGCCCCGTATTTCCAGGAAGGCCGCTTGCTCAACGTTGCGCATCAGTACCAGTTGAACACTGACTGGCACACTCGCACCCCAACCGGCTTCTGA
- the mreB gene encoding rod shape-determining protein MreB — protein MFKKLRGMFSSDLSIDLGTANTLIYVRERGIVLNEPSVVAIRTHGNQKSVVAVGTEAKRMLGRTPGNIAAIRPMKDGVIADFSVCEKMLQYFINKVHENSFLQPSPRVLICVPCKSTQVERRAIRESALGAGAREVFLIEEPMAAAIGAGLPVEEARGSMVVDIGGGTTEIALISLNGVVYAESVRVGGDRFDEAIITYVRRNYGSLIGESTAERIKQEIGTAYPGGEVREVDVRGRNLAEGVPRAFTLNSNEVLEALQESLATIVQAVKSALEQSPPELASDIAERGLVLTGGGALLRDLDKLLAQETGLPVIVAEDPLTCVARGGGRALEMMDKHTMDLLSSE, from the coding sequence ATGTTCAAGAAACTGCGTGGCATGTTTTCCAGCGATCTTTCCATTGACCTGGGCACTGCCAACACCCTTATTTACGTGCGCGAGCGCGGTATCGTCCTGAATGAGCCATCGGTTGTGGCTATTCGGACACACGGTAACCAGAAAAGTGTCGTTGCTGTCGGCACCGAAGCCAAGCGCATGCTCGGCCGAACGCCGGGCAACATTGCTGCCATTCGTCCGATGAAGGATGGCGTGATTGCCGACTTCAGCGTCTGCGAAAAGATGCTGCAATACTTTATCAACAAGGTTCACGAAAACAGCTTTCTGCAGCCAAGCCCTCGTGTGCTGATCTGCGTTCCGTGCAAATCCACTCAGGTTGAGCGTCGTGCCATCCGTGAATCGGCCCTTGGCGCCGGTGCGCGTGAAGTGTTCCTGATCGAAGAGCCAATGGCTGCTGCGATCGGTGCCGGCCTGCCGGTTGAAGAAGCACGCGGTTCGATGGTCGTCGACATCGGTGGTGGTACCACTGAAATCGCACTGATCTCCCTGAACGGTGTGGTCTACGCCGAATCCGTCCGGGTTGGCGGCGATCGCTTCGACGAAGCGATCATCACCTACGTGCGCCGTAACTACGGCAGCCTGATCGGCGAATCCACTGCCGAGCGCATCAAGCAGGAAATCGGTACGGCCTACCCGGGCGGCGAAGTGCGTGAAGTCGACGTTCGTGGCCGTAACCTGGCCGAAGGCGTTCCACGCGCTTTCACCCTGAACTCCAATGAAGTGCTGGAAGCTCTGCAAGAGTCTCTGGCGACCATCGTTCAGGCGGTCAAAAGTGCCCTGGAGCAATCGCCTCCGGAACTGGCTTCCGATATCGCCGAGCGTGGCCTGGTACTGACCGGTGGTGGCGCCTTGCTGCGTGACCTCGACAAGTTGCTGGCCCAGGAAACAGGTCTGCCGGTGATCGTCGCCGAAGACCCGCTGACCTGTGTGGCTCGCGGCGGTGGTCGTGCGTTGGAGATGATGGACAAGCACACCATGGACCTGCTTTCCAGCGAGTAA
- a CDS encoding calcium/sodium antiporter produces MIELFVGLLLLIAGAELMVRGAVRLAARLHVRPLIIGLTIVALGSSAPQMAVSLQATLAQNADIAVGSVIGSSIFNILVTLGLSALIIPLRVSRQLVRLDIPLMIGASLLVFVLAWNKELDRVDGLILLAALVLYLGLLLRQSRHSARPPSHQDETPKAPWVSSVLMIVAGLAMLVYAAHLLLGAAVAVATDLGLSERIIGLTIVAISTSLPELATSLIAALRGQRDIAVGNVIGSNLFNLLGVLGLTALVAPSPLSVSPNALDFDLPVMLGVAVLCLPLFYTGYRVTRAEGLLFLGLYLAYGLHVVSFTTGMPLAGKLEHLMLFFVLPALVAYLLFTSLRAWRRQHHKREMP; encoded by the coding sequence CTGATTGAATTGTTCGTTGGCCTGCTGTTGCTGATCGCGGGCGCCGAACTGATGGTGCGCGGCGCCGTGCGTCTGGCTGCGCGCCTGCATGTGCGGCCGCTGATCATCGGGCTGACCATCGTCGCCCTTGGCAGCAGCGCGCCGCAAATGGCGGTCAGCCTGCAAGCCACCCTGGCGCAAAACGCCGACATCGCCGTCGGCAGCGTGATTGGCAGCAGCATCTTCAACATCCTGGTCACCCTGGGCCTTTCGGCGCTGATCATTCCGCTACGGGTTTCGCGGCAGCTGGTGCGTCTGGATATTCCGCTGATGATCGGCGCCAGCCTGCTGGTGTTCGTACTGGCCTGGAACAAAGAGCTGGATCGCGTGGACGGCTTGATTCTGTTGGCCGCGCTGGTGTTGTACCTGGGCTTGTTGCTGCGCCAGTCGAGGCATTCGGCTCGCCCGCCCTCCCACCAGGACGAAACACCGAAGGCGCCGTGGGTCAGCAGCGTGCTGATGATCGTCGCCGGACTGGCCATGCTGGTGTATGCCGCTCACTTGTTGCTGGGTGCCGCCGTGGCGGTTGCCACCGATCTGGGGCTGTCGGAGCGCATCATCGGGCTGACCATCGTCGCCATCAGCACTTCACTTCCAGAGCTGGCCACCTCATTGATCGCCGCGTTGCGTGGTCAGCGCGATATTGCCGTGGGCAACGTCATCGGCAGCAATCTGTTCAACCTTCTCGGCGTGCTGGGCCTGACGGCACTCGTCGCACCTTCGCCGCTGTCTGTTTCGCCCAACGCCCTGGATTTTGACTTGCCGGTGATGCTCGGCGTCGCCGTTCTGTGTCTGCCGCTGTTCTACACCGGCTACCGGGTGACCCGAGCCGAAGGCTTGCTGTTTCTGGGGCTGTACCTCGCTTACGGCTTGCACGTGGTGTCATTCACCACCGGCATGCCGCTGGCCGGCAAACTTGAACACCTGATGCTGTTTTTCGTCCTGCCGGCGCTGGTGGCGTACCTGCTGTTTACGTCGCTGCGCGCCTGGCGTCGCCAACACCACAAGAGGGAAATGCCGTGA
- the mreC gene encoding rod shape-determining protein MreC, whose protein sequence is MKPLFTKGPSLGVRVLVLVVLSVALMVVDARFTLLKPVRSQMSLVLMQSYWITDLPQRLWQGVASQFGSRTELVAENEKLKTENLLLQGRMQKLAALTEQNVRLRELLNSSALVNEKVEVAELIGMDPNPFTHRIIINKGERDGVILGQPVLDARGLMGQVVELMPYTSRVLLLTDTTHSIPVQVNRNGLRAIASGTGNPERLELRHVADTADIKEGDLLVSSGLGQRFPAGYPVATVKEVIHDSGQPFAIVRAVPTAALNRSRYLLLVFSDGRTAEERANEAAQAQEALDQHGGGPIIPATVPKPALVPTPAAAPVAAPAVPAAAPATATPAKPANTRHSAAKPPATQPAATKPPATQPAAAKPAAKPPVSAPASTGGRE, encoded by the coding sequence ATTAAACCGCTTTTCACCAAAGGCCCCTCACTGGGCGTGCGCGTATTAGTGCTGGTCGTGCTGTCGGTCGCTCTGATGGTGGTCGATGCCCGATTCACACTGCTCAAGCCAGTGCGTAGCCAAATGTCGCTGGTGCTGATGCAGTCTTACTGGATCACCGACCTGCCGCAGCGGCTATGGCAGGGTGTGGCCAGCCAATTTGGCAGCCGTACCGAGCTCGTCGCCGAAAACGAAAAACTCAAGACCGAAAACCTGTTGTTGCAGGGGCGCATGCAAAAGCTGGCGGCCCTCACCGAGCAGAACGTTCGGCTGCGCGAGTTGCTCAACTCCTCCGCACTGGTCAACGAGAAGGTCGAAGTGGCCGAGTTGATCGGCATGGACCCCAATCCCTTCACTCATCGCATCATCATCAATAAAGGTGAGCGCGACGGTGTGATCCTCGGTCAGCCCGTGCTTGATGCGCGTGGCTTGATGGGGCAGGTGGTTGAACTGATGCCGTACACCTCTCGGGTGCTGCTGCTGACCGACACGACTCACAGCATTCCGGTGCAGGTAAACCGCAACGGGCTGCGCGCGATTGCCAGCGGCACCGGTAACCCGGAACGCCTCGAACTTCGCCACGTGGCCGACACGGCGGACATCAAGGAAGGCGATCTGCTGGTCAGCTCAGGCTTGGGTCAACGTTTCCCGGCCGGTTACCCGGTGGCAACGGTCAAGGAAGTGATCCACGATTCCGGCCAGCCCTTTGCCATCGTGCGCGCCGTGCCGACCGCAGCCTTGAACCGCAGCCGTTACCTGCTGCTGGTGTTCAGCGACGGTCGTACCGCTGAAGAGCGCGCCAATGAAGCCGCCCAGGCTCAGGAAGCCCTGGATCAACACGGCGGCGGGCCGATCATTCCGGCGACCGTACCGAAGCCTGCGCTGGTGCCGACGCCGGCAGCTGCGCCCGTGGCGGCTCCGGCTGTTCCGGCAGCTGCACCGGCTACCGCAACCCCGGCCAAGCCCGCGAACACTCGACACTCGGCCGCCAAGCCTCCCGCCACGCAGCCGGCGGCCACCAAGCCGCCTGCGACTCAACCCGCTGCCGCGAAGCCTGCTGCCAAGCCGCCTGTCTCCGCGCCAGCCTCCACTGGGGGACGAGAATAA
- the gatC gene encoding Asp-tRNA(Asn)/Glu-tRNA(Gln) amidotransferase subunit GatC: MALERSDVEKIAHLACLGLNDADLPHITSALNSILGLVDEMQAVNTDGIEPLAHPLEASQRLRADVVTETNHREAYQSIAPAVENGLYLVPKVID, translated from the coding sequence ATGGCGCTTGAACGCTCCGACGTGGAAAAAATCGCTCATCTGGCCTGCCTTGGCCTTAATGATGCCGATCTTCCACATATTACTTCGGCCCTGAACAGCATTCTCGGGCTGGTCGACGAAATGCAGGCGGTCAATACCGACGGTATCGAGCCGCTCGCCCACCCACTGGAAGCCAGCCAGCGCCTGCGTGCAGACGTCGTGACCGAGACCAATCATCGCGAGGCCTACCAGTCCATCGCACCAGCGGTCGAAAACGGCCTGTACCTGGTTCCGAAAGTCATCGACTAA
- a CDS encoding Maf family protein: MMKLYLASGSPRRRELLTQIGVPFSVISADIDETPFKHESPSAYVERLARGKAEAARGTVVSDEEFCVLGADTAVVLNGKILGKPVDEADACAMLMLLAGQEHEVLTAIAVLDGERCESRVVRSLVRFRDISREEAAAYWASGEPRDKAGGYGIQGLGAVFVAGLNGSYSAVVGLPLCETCELLGHFGIPCWQTLNAR; encoded by the coding sequence TTGATGAAGTTATACCTCGCCTCAGGCTCGCCGCGTCGGCGTGAGCTGCTCACGCAGATCGGCGTGCCGTTCTCCGTCATCAGTGCGGACATCGATGAAACCCCTTTTAAACATGAATCCCCGTCGGCTTATGTCGAACGCCTCGCGCGTGGCAAGGCCGAAGCAGCGCGCGGCACGGTCGTGTCTGATGAAGAATTTTGCGTACTGGGTGCTGATACCGCTGTGGTGCTCAACGGGAAAATTCTTGGCAAACCGGTGGACGAAGCCGATGCGTGCGCCATGCTTATGTTATTGGCCGGTCAGGAACACGAAGTATTGACCGCCATTGCGGTGCTCGACGGGGAACGTTGTGAGTCTCGGGTAGTGCGCAGTCTGGTGCGCTTTCGCGACATCAGTCGCGAAGAAGCAGCGGCCTACTGGGCCAGCGGCGAACCCCGTGACAAGGCCGGCGGCTATGGGATTCAAGGACTGGGCGCGGTGTTTGTCGCCGGGCTCAATGGCAGCTACTCGGCTGTGGTCGGGTTGCCGCTGTGCGAAACCTGCGAGCTGCTGGGCCATTTCGGCATACCCTGTTGGCAAACCCTTAACGCGCGCTGA
- the mreD gene encoding rod shape-determining protein MreD, with the protein MVGTTASRNGWIVWLTFAIGMLLSVSPLPQFMEILRPLWLALLLAFWALTMPQKVGMVTAWCLGLAEDVLYGTLLGQNALILTLITFLVLSLQQRLRMFPMWQQSLVILVIFGLAQLVQLWLSALTGNRQPTLALVLPALVSALLWPWVSYGLRGLRRRYKIT; encoded by the coding sequence ATGGTCGGTACGACTGCATCGCGAAACGGCTGGATCGTCTGGCTGACCTTCGCCATCGGCATGCTGCTCAGCGTTTCGCCGCTGCCACAGTTCATGGAAATCCTGCGTCCCTTGTGGCTGGCCTTGCTGCTGGCATTCTGGGCGCTGACCATGCCGCAAAAAGTCGGCATGGTCACCGCGTGGTGCCTGGGCCTGGCTGAAGACGTGCTCTACGGTACGTTGCTTGGCCAGAACGCATTGATCCTGACACTGATCACCTTTCTGGTGCTGTCGCTGCAACAGCGCCTGCGCATGTTCCCGATGTGGCAACAAAGCCTGGTGATCCTGGTGATCTTCGGCCTCGCCCAGCTTGTTCAGCTGTGGTTGAGCGCCTTGACCGGCAACCGCCAGCCAACGCTGGCGCTGGTGTTGCCGGCACTGGTCAGTGCCTTGCTCTGGCCTTGGGTCAGCTACGGTTTGCGCGGGTTGCGTCGACGCTACAAAATCACTTGA
- a CDS encoding carboxymuconolactone decarboxylase family protein → MGDAFVDRALGNATEFSQPLQDFVNEHAWGSVWNREGLPLKTRSLITLAALTALKCPQELKGHVRGALNNGCTVEEIREALLHCAVYAGVPAAIDAFRAAQEVIDSYQKPE, encoded by the coding sequence ATGGGCGACGCCTTCGTCGACCGCGCACTGGGCAATGCCACCGAGTTCTCCCAGCCGCTGCAGGATTTCGTTAATGAACACGCCTGGGGCAGCGTGTGGAATCGCGAAGGCCTGCCGCTGAAAACCCGCAGCCTGATCACCCTCGCCGCGCTGACCGCGTTGAAGTGCCCGCAGGAATTGAAAGGTCACGTGCGCGGTGCATTGAATAACGGTTGCACCGTGGAAGAGATTCGCGAGGCGTTGCTGCATTGCGCGGTGTATGCCGGTGTGCCGGCGGCGATTGACGCATTTCGGGCGGCGCAGGAAGTGATCGATAGCTATCAGAAGCCGGAGTAA
- the rng gene encoding ribonuclease G — MSEEILINITPMESRVAVVENGVLQEVHVERTQKRGIVGNIYKGKVVRVLPGMQAAFVDIGLDRAAFIHASEISLREGPAVESISALVHEGQSLVVQVTKDPIGSKGARLTTQLSIPSRYLVYMPRTAHVGISLKIEDEAERERLKQVVTDCVDKEGIKEAGGFILRTAAEGAGADEILMDIRYLRRLWDQINEQIKTISAPSVIYEDLGLALRTLRDLVSPKIEKIRIDSRETFQKTTQFVAELMPEIADRLEHYPGERPIFDLYGVEDEIQKALERKVPLKSGGYLVVDPAEAMSTIDVNTGAFVGHRNLEETIFKTNLEAATAIARQLRLRNLGGIIIIDFIDMEDEEHQRQVLRTLEKQLERDHAKTNIIGITELGLVQMTRKRTRESLEQVLCEPCSSCQGRGKLKTPETVCYEIFREILREARAYQAEGYRVLANQKVVDRLLDEESGNVAELEGFIGRTIRFQVETMYSQEQYDVVLL, encoded by the coding sequence ATGAGTGAAGAGATCCTGATCAACATCACGCCGATGGAATCGCGCGTGGCGGTGGTTGAAAACGGTGTTCTGCAAGAGGTCCACGTCGAGCGCACGCAAAAGCGCGGGATCGTCGGCAATATCTATAAAGGCAAGGTCGTGCGGGTGTTGCCGGGCATGCAGGCCGCATTCGTCGATATCGGTCTGGACCGCGCCGCGTTCATTCATGCCTCGGAAATTTCCTTGCGTGAAGGGCCCGCGGTAGAAAGCATCAGCGCGTTGGTCCATGAAGGCCAGAGCCTGGTGGTGCAAGTCACCAAGGACCCGATCGGTTCCAAAGGCGCACGCCTGACCACTCAGTTATCAATTCCATCGCGTTACCTGGTGTACATGCCACGTACGGCCCACGTCGGCATTTCGCTGAAGATCGAGGACGAAGCCGAGCGCGAACGCCTCAAGCAAGTGGTCACCGATTGCGTGGACAAAGAGGGCATCAAGGAAGCGGGCGGTTTCATTTTGCGCACGGCCGCCGAAGGGGCCGGTGCCGATGAAATCCTGATGGACATTCGTTACCTGCGCCGTCTCTGGGATCAGATCAACGAACAGATCAAGACCATCAGTGCACCGAGTGTGATCTACGAAGACCTCGGTCTGGCGCTGCGCACCTTGCGTGACCTGGTGAGCCCGAAGATCGAAAAGATCCGCATCGACTCCCGGGAAACCTTCCAGAAAACCACGCAGTTCGTCGCCGAACTGATGCCGGAGATCGCTGATCGTCTGGAGCATTACCCGGGCGAACGACCGATCTTCGACCTGTACGGCGTTGAAGACGAAATCCAGAAAGCCCTCGAGCGCAAAGTGCCGCTCAAATCCGGCGGTTATCTGGTGGTCGATCCGGCCGAAGCCATGAGCACCATCGACGTCAACACGGGCGCGTTCGTCGGGCATCGCAACCTCGAAGAAACCATCTTCAAGACCAACCTCGAAGCCGCGACCGCCATCGCTCGCCAGCTGCGCCTGCGCAATCTGGGCGGAATCATCATCATCGACTTCATCGACATGGAAGACGAAGAGCACCAGCGTCAGGTCTTGCGTACCCTCGAAAAGCAACTGGAGCGCGATCACGCCAAGACCAACATCATCGGCATCACCGAGTTGGGCCTGGTGCAGATGACCCGCAAGCGCACCCGCGAAAGTCTTGAGCAAGTGCTCTGCGAACCGTGCAGCAGCTGTCAGGGACGCGGCAAATTGAAGACGCCGGAAACCGTCTGCTACGAAATTTTTCGCGAAATCCTCCGCGAGGCGCGCGCCTATCAAGCGGAAGGCTATCGTGTATTGGCGAACCAGAAAGTCGTCGATCGTTTGCTCGACGAGGAGTCGGGCAATGTCGCCGAACTGGAAGGATTTATCGGGCGGACCATCCGGTTTCAGGTGGAAACCATGTATTCCCAGGAACAATACGACGTGGTGCTGCTCTGA
- the gatB gene encoding Asp-tRNA(Asn)/Glu-tRNA(Gln) amidotransferase subunit GatB: MQWEVVIGLEIHTQLTTRSKIFSGSSTTFGSEPNTQASLVDLGMPGVLPVLNQEAVRMAVMFGLAIDAEIGQHNVFARKNYFYPDLPKGYQISQMELPIVGKGHLDIAMEDGTIKRVGVTRAHLEEDAGKSLHEEFNGATGIDLNRAGTPLLEIVSEPDMRSAKEAVAYVKTIHALVRYLGICDGNMAEGSLRCDCNVSIRPKGQVEFGTRCEIKNVNSFRFIEKAINSEVRRQIELIEDGGKVIQQTRLYDPNKDETRPMRSKEEANDYRYFPDPDLLPVVIEDSFLNEVRATLPELPPQKRERFQAQFGLSVYDASVLATSREQADYFEKVVGISGDAKLAANWVMVELGSLLNKQGVEIDQSPVSAEQLGGMLLRIKDNTISGKIAKVVFEAMANGEGNADEIIDKRGLKQVTDSGAISAVLDEMLAANAEQVEQYRAADEAKRGKMFGFFVGQAMKASKGKANPQQVNELLKSKLEG, translated from the coding sequence ATGCAATGGGAAGTCGTGATCGGGCTGGAGATTCATACCCAGCTCACCACCCGGTCGAAAATCTTTTCCGGTAGTTCCACCACTTTCGGTTCCGAGCCGAACACCCAGGCCAGCCTGGTAGACCTGGGCATGCCCGGCGTTCTGCCGGTGCTGAACCAGGAAGCGGTGCGCATGGCGGTGATGTTCGGCCTGGCTATCGATGCCGAAATCGGCCAGCACAACGTGTTCGCCCGTAAAAACTATTTCTACCCGGACCTGCCCAAGGGCTACCAGATCAGCCAGATGGAGTTGCCGATCGTCGGCAAGGGCCACCTGGACATCGCCATGGAAGACGGCACGATCAAGCGTGTCGGCGTTACCCGTGCGCACTTGGAAGAGGACGCCGGTAAAAGCCTGCACGAAGAATTCAACGGTGCCACCGGCATCGACCTGAACCGTGCCGGCACGCCGCTGCTGGAAATCGTTTCCGAGCCGGACATGCGCAGCGCCAAGGAAGCCGTGGCTTACGTCAAGACGATCCACGCGCTGGTGCGTTACCTGGGCATCTGCGACGGCAACATGGCCGAAGGTTCGCTGCGTTGCGACTGCAACGTGTCGATCCGTCCCAAAGGCCAGGTTGAGTTCGGCACACGCTGCGAGATCAAGAACGTCAACTCGTTCCGCTTCATCGAGAAGGCGATCAACAGTGAAGTTCGCCGTCAGATCGAGCTGATCGAAGATGGCGGCAAAGTGATCCAGCAGACCCGCCTGTACGATCCGAACAAGGACGAAACCCGTCCGATGCGCAGCAAAGAGGAAGCCAACGACTACCGTTACTTCCCCGATCCGGACCTGCTGCCCGTGGTCATCGAAGACTCGTTCCTCAATGAAGTGCGCGCCACCCTGCCGGAATTGCCACCGCAGAAACGCGAGCGCTTCCAGGCGCAGTTCGGCCTGTCGGTCTACGACGCCAGCGTCCTGGCCACCAGCCGCGAGCAAGCCGATTACTTCGAGAAAGTCGTGGGCATCAGCGGCGACGCCAAGCTGGCCGCCAACTGGGTCATGGTTGAACTGGGCAGCCTGCTGAACAAGCAAGGCGTGGAAATCGACCAGTCGCCGGTCTCGGCCGAGCAACTGGGCGGCATGCTGCTGCGCATCAAGGACAACACCATCTCCGGCAAAATCGCCAAAGTGGTGTTTGAAGCGATGGCCAACGGCGAAGGCAACGCGGACGAGATCATCGACAAGCGTGGCTTGAAGCAAGTGACCGACAGTGGCGCGATCTCGGCGGTACTGGACGAAATGCTCGCGGCCAACGCCGAGCAGGTCGAGCAATACCGCGCGGCAGACGAAGCCAAACGCGGCAAAATGTTCGGTTTCTTCGTCGGCCAGGCCATGAAAGCCTCCAAAGGCAAGGCCAACCCGCAACAGGTCAACGAACTGCTCAAAAGCAAGCTCGAAGGCTGA